The following are from one region of the Silene latifolia isolate original U9 population chromosome 9, ASM4854445v1, whole genome shotgun sequence genome:
- the LOC141598245 gene encoding uncharacterized protein LOC141598245 encodes MNVDVEKIGLLDISIEDDLLIDKHLDNSSLDLRLSAAFETQMELVFDLKPREYSDSVRSSLAWDNAFFTSPGFLELEELCLVNRGFKDPQHHLVHGNLQSVRRKVCLERDSGHKMRVTSRRSQNATVLTKAKIASPTKVLAKQDKQHQQVTTRRPEAFSGATSKSQVMQSIISKKECLKSGKATGQFRSSAAHKRTPPLQGVNGNGKTRTPERLGSMVSRETNSRTSLPLLPSSMNLSPCRSIDYAGRTVNMTKSQDIKGGQYHSPINRMPHSQQSRQPCIKQGTSGRGLQRQNATRATKSPLSSNSKLSPKPSMLPLPSENFDYFDVKSGALTVDASSLLYPKGRSNCEENIAPHASESVHTPASEPKHKSNGAKLKGTPPILQERNADTRNYVDINLEGQRRRNHPFIMKTRDTFGKADKENMFSFEVDTVIEVEPKQHPPLCGSSVTNISTGSSSKYLAAAQMTKRETNSSPIGTRKDFSTRISAVQKSSFF; translated from the exons ATGAACGTTGACGTTGAAAAGATTGGATTGTTGGACATTTCAATAGAAGATGATTTACTCATTGATAAACACTTGGATAATTCATCTCTCGATCTTCGGCTTTCAG CCGCATTTGAGACCCAAATGGAGCTAGTGTTCGATCTTAAACCAAGAGAATATAGCGACAGTGTCAGAAGTAGCTTGGCTTGGGATAATGCCTTCTTCACAAGTCCTG GCTTCCTAGAACTCGAGGAATTGTGTCTTGTTAATAGGGGATTCAAGGATCCTCAACACCACCTTGTCCATGGGAATCTCCAAAGTGTGAGGAG GAAAGTTTGCTTGGAGAGAGATTCAGGTCATAAAATGCGCGTTACATCTAGACGCAGCCAGAATGCTACTG TTCTCACGAAAGCGAAAATAGCATCTCCAACCAAG GTGCTGGCCAAGCAAGACAAACAACACCAGCAGGTGACAACGCGACGACCAGAGGCCTTCTCTGGTGCAACTTCAAAGTCACAAGTAATGCAG AGCATTATTAGCAAGAAAGAATGTCTGAAATCAGGCAAAGCAACAGGCCAGTTTAGATCCTCAGCAGCACATAAAAGAACACCGCCTTTACAGGGAGTCAACGGAAATGGGAAAACTAGAACTCCAGAAA GACTAGGATCTATGGTATCCCGAGAAACTAATTCACGCACCTCCTTGCCTCTTCTTCCATCGTCCATGAATTTATCACCATGCAGAAGTATAGATTATGCTGGGCGGACTGTAAACATGACAAAATCACAGGATATCAAAG GTGGACAATATCATTCACCTATTAACCGAATGCCCCACAGTCAACAATCACGTCAGCCCTGCATCAAACAAGGCACTTCAGGAAGAGGGTTACAAAGACAGAACGCTACAAGAGCAACAAAGAGTCCACTCTCTTCAAACAGTAAATTGAGCCCTAAGCCTTCTATGCTGCCCTTGCCATCCGAAAATTTTGATTACTTTGATGTG AAATCTGGGGCGCTAACTGTTGATGCATCTTCGTTGCTGTATCCTAAAGGTCGCAGCAACTGTGAGGAAAACATAGCTCCACATGCCTCTGAGTCTGTGCATACTCCAGCAAGTGAGCCAAAGCATAAGTCGAATGGTGCCAAGCTTAAAGGAACGCCACCCATATTACAGGAAAGGAACGCTGATACCAGGAATTACGTCGATATAAACCTAGAAGGGCAAAGAAGAAGAAACCACCCTTTTATTATGAAGACGAGAGATACTTTTGGAAAAGCGGACAAGGAAAATATGTTTTCTTTCGAGGTGGATACTGTGATAGAGGTTGAACCAAAGCAGCATCCACCCTTATGTGGCTCTTCCGTAACCAATATATCTACTGGTTCCTCAAGTAAATATCTCGCTGCTGCACAGATGACAAAACGGGAAACCAACTCAAGTCCGATTGGCACCAGGAAAGACTTTTCAACCAGAATTTCCGCAGTGCAGAAAAGTTCGTTCTTTTAA